The following proteins come from a genomic window of Achromobacter deleyi:
- the gcvH gene encoding glycine cleavage system protein GcvH, which translates to MSLPTDRKYTESHEWVKAEGDVFVVGITDTAQDQLGDLVFVGDVKVGAKLNAGETAGVVESVKAASDIYAPVAGEIVAFNDELESNPNLINESAFTAWIFKIKPVNAADADKLLDAAGYEAVANG; encoded by the coding sequence ATGAGTCTGCCCACCGATCGCAAGTACACCGAGTCCCATGAATGGGTCAAAGCCGAAGGCGACGTGTTCGTCGTCGGCATCACCGATACCGCCCAGGACCAGCTGGGTGACCTGGTCTTCGTCGGCGACGTCAAGGTCGGCGCCAAGCTGAACGCGGGCGAGACCGCCGGCGTGGTCGAGTCGGTCAAGGCCGCCTCCGACATCTACGCGCCCGTGGCCGGCGAAATCGTTGCCTTCAACGACGAGCTGGAAAGCAACCCCAACCTGATCAACGAATCGGCCTTCACCGCCTGGATCTTCAAGATCAAGCCGGTCAACGCCGCCGATGCCGACAAGCTGCTGGACGCGGCCGGCTACGAAGCCGTCGCCAACGGCTAA
- the gcvT gene encoding glycine cleavage system aminomethyltransferase GcvT has protein sequence MSATLKRTPLADEHIASGARMVDFGGWDMPLAYGSQLEEHHAVRQDAGMFDVSHMLNADVTGPDAFAFLQRLVANDVAKLTVPGKALYTCMLNPQGGVIDDLIVYFFAADEWRVVVNAGTADKDMAWMQRVRQAGKFDVTITPRRDLAMIAVQGPNARAKVWAARPAWQAASEPLTPFVAARVGDDTLVARTGYTGEDGFEIVLPATEAVQLWRDLAAQGVRPAGLGARDTLRLEAGMNLYGQDMDELTQPGEAALTWTVSLKNPERRFIGRDALEQFATPAAFIGLKLQERGVMRAHMAVRTPHGVGELTSGTMSPTLGVSIGFARLPQGVAAGDTVEVDIRGKWVPALVCKLPFVRNGKAVEHS, from the coding sequence ATGTCCGCAACCCTCAAACGCACCCCGCTGGCCGACGAACACATCGCCTCCGGCGCCCGCATGGTCGATTTCGGCGGCTGGGACATGCCCCTGGCCTACGGCTCGCAACTGGAAGAGCACCACGCGGTGCGCCAGGACGCCGGCATGTTCGACGTGTCGCACATGCTCAACGCCGACGTCACCGGCCCCGACGCCTTCGCCTTCCTGCAGCGCCTGGTGGCCAACGACGTAGCCAAGCTGACCGTGCCCGGCAAGGCGCTCTACACCTGCATGCTGAACCCGCAGGGCGGCGTCATCGACGACCTGATCGTCTACTTCTTCGCCGCCGATGAATGGCGCGTGGTGGTCAACGCCGGCACGGCCGACAAGGACATGGCCTGGATGCAGCGCGTCAGGCAGGCCGGCAAGTTCGACGTCACCATCACGCCGCGCCGCGACTTGGCCATGATCGCCGTGCAGGGCCCCAACGCCCGCGCCAAGGTCTGGGCCGCGCGTCCGGCCTGGCAGGCCGCCAGCGAGCCGCTGACCCCGTTCGTGGCCGCCCGCGTCGGCGACGACACCCTGGTGGCGCGCACCGGCTACACCGGCGAAGACGGTTTCGAGATCGTGCTGCCCGCCACCGAGGCGGTGCAACTGTGGCGCGACCTGGCGGCCCAGGGCGTGCGCCCGGCGGGCCTGGGCGCGCGCGACACGCTGCGCCTGGAAGCCGGCATGAACCTGTACGGCCAGGACATGGACGAACTGACCCAGCCCGGCGAAGCCGCGCTGACCTGGACGGTGTCCCTGAAAAACCCCGAGCGCCGTTTCATCGGCCGCGACGCGCTGGAGCAGTTCGCCACGCCCGCCGCCTTCATCGGCCTGAAACTGCAGGAGCGCGGCGTGATGCGCGCCCACATGGCGGTGCGCACCCCGCACGGCGTGGGCGAGCTCACCAGCGGCACCATGTCGCCGACCCTGGGCGTCTCGATCGGCTTCGCGCGCCTGCCGCAAGGCGTGGCCGCGGGCGACACGGTCGAGGTCGACATCCGCGGCAAGTGGGTGCCCGCGCTGGTCTGCAAACTGCCGTTTGTCCGTAACGGCAAAGCCGTCGAACACTCGTAA
- a CDS encoding DUF945 family protein, which translates to MKKSVAITLAVVIVGAGSWVGATWYTGKRIEESTQQRLAEANEKLAKLTPLFGLRIDQIKYERGLFSTQARYGLSFVKNDKTPDDMPAGMIEFDTRIEHGPFPKSALARGAIAPKLAFVHAELAKTDNVKPVFELTKDVSPLVSDAVVSFGGHTASTARIAPVKVVHDGNSVDFSGMEITGTFDRGLQAITATAKTDTLAVDGSKSSDPIKMLMTGLTMDVDSRMGKFGLSVGDSAIKIKRIDVTKPDVDVKVALDNFGYTVKLSEDDKNINIQAAYQTGELNVNDVALGNGQAVIKLAKLDGAAVKQLSDTYNQLIRQYMAGTRDEGLNDEQFQVLLDNAGKLLAGNPSFSIDPISWKTGKGESKLTVQLDLANPPDVKNLTPQEIVVKAIKQIDATLIISKPMVQDLMVQYAIKKDGMAADKAAAEAADNVRSMSGMAEMFNVGKNDGDNIVGKFHFADGMGDLNGKKIPADELFSGLLGATGMNSAMDDDEDEAEPAAGATAMDDDMAATSNADVVNEFDVDAVAHMLEDMGYNTRKTDGDEGPVLILDASSTGATDLRLEFLCNDFSEKCYDLVATATYASKKPATLKAINAWNQEYRWTRAYLDDKNQAVLQMDMNAEGGIGKKNLQILLNTYFSITEDFANTVTAAPAKK; encoded by the coding sequence ATGAAAAAGAGCGTAGCGATCACCCTAGCCGTGGTCATAGTGGGAGCGGGAAGCTGGGTAGGTGCCACGTGGTACACCGGCAAGCGCATCGAGGAAAGCACCCAGCAGCGCCTGGCCGAGGCCAACGAAAAGCTGGCCAAGCTCACGCCCCTGTTCGGCCTGCGCATCGACCAGATCAAATACGAGCGCGGCCTGTTCTCGACCCAGGCGCGTTACGGCCTGTCGTTCGTCAAGAACGACAAGACCCCGGACGACATGCCCGCCGGCATGATCGAATTCGACACGCGCATCGAGCACGGCCCGTTCCCCAAGAGCGCGCTGGCGCGCGGCGCCATCGCCCCCAAGCTGGCCTTCGTGCACGCCGAGCTGGCCAAGACCGACAACGTCAAGCCGGTGTTCGAGCTGACCAAGGACGTCTCGCCGCTGGTGTCCGACGCCGTGGTCAGCTTCGGCGGCCACACCGCCTCGACCGCCCGCATCGCGCCGGTGAAGGTCGTCCATGACGGCAACTCGGTCGATTTCAGCGGCATGGAAATCACCGGCACCTTCGACCGCGGCCTGCAGGCGATCACCGCCACCGCCAAGACCGACACGCTGGCCGTGGACGGCAGCAAGAGCAGCGACCCGATCAAGATGCTGATGACGGGCCTGACGATGGACGTCGACAGCCGCATGGGCAAGTTCGGCCTGTCGGTCGGCGATTCGGCCATCAAGATCAAGCGCATCGATGTCACCAAGCCTGACGTCGACGTCAAGGTCGCGCTCGACAACTTCGGCTACACCGTCAAGCTGTCCGAAGACGACAAGAACATCAACATCCAGGCCGCCTACCAGACCGGCGAACTGAACGTGAACGACGTGGCGCTGGGCAACGGCCAGGCCGTGATCAAGCTGGCCAAGCTGGACGGCGCCGCGGTCAAGCAGCTGTCGGACACCTACAACCAGCTGATCCGCCAGTACATGGCCGGCACCCGCGACGAAGGCCTGAACGACGAACAGTTCCAGGTGCTGCTGGACAACGCCGGCAAGCTGCTCGCGGGCAATCCGTCGTTCAGCATCGACCCGATCAGCTGGAAGACCGGCAAGGGCGAAAGCAAGCTGACCGTCCAGCTGGACCTGGCCAACCCGCCCGACGTCAAGAACCTGACGCCGCAGGAAATCGTGGTCAAGGCCATCAAGCAGATCGACGCCACCCTGATCATCTCCAAGCCGATGGTGCAGGACCTGATGGTGCAGTACGCCATCAAGAAGGACGGCATGGCCGCCGACAAGGCCGCCGCCGAAGCCGCCGACAACGTGCGCAGCATGTCGGGCATGGCCGAGATGTTCAACGTCGGCAAGAACGACGGCGACAACATCGTCGGCAAGTTCCACTTCGCCGACGGCATGGGCGACCTGAACGGCAAGAAGATCCCGGCCGACGAACTGTTCTCGGGCCTGCTCGGCGCGACCGGCATGAACAGCGCGATGGACGACGACGAAGACGAAGCGGAGCCGGCCGCCGGCGCCACCGCCATGGACGACGACATGGCCGCCACCAGCAACGCCGACGTGGTCAATGAATTCGACGTCGACGCGGTCGCCCACATGCTCGAAGACATGGGCTACAACACGCGCAAAACCGACGGCGACGAAGGGCCGGTCCTGATCCTGGATGCCAGCAGTACCGGCGCCACCGACCTGCGCCTGGAATTCCTGTGCAACGACTTCTCCGAGAAGTGCTACGACCTGGTGGCCACCGCGACCTACGCCAGCAAGAAGCCGGCCACGCTCAAGGCCATCAACGCCTGGAACCAGGAATACCGCTGGACCCGCGCCTACCTGGACGACAAGAACCAGGCCGTGCTGCAGATGGACATGAACGCCGAAGGCGGCATTGGCAAGAAGAACCTCCAGATCCTGCTGAACACCTACTTCAGCATCACCGAGGACTTCGCCAACACCGTCACGGCGGCGCCGGCCAAGAAGTAA
- the gcvP gene encoding aminomethyl-transferring glycine dehydrogenase: MSRALDTHTDFIPRHIGPSDADQAAMLAAIGSPSLDALIEEVVPPKIRSQAPLALPPSRSEADVLAELKQIAGRNKVFRNYIGQGYYGTQTPNVVLRNILENPAWYTAYTPYQPEISQGRLEALLNYQTMVADLTGLDISNASLLDESTAAAEAMTLARRGAKSQSPVFFISRHVHPQTIEVVRTRAEGLDIEIAIGDEAEGLPECFGVLLQYPHSTGSVADYRKLAEAAHAQGAVVAVATDLLALALLAAPGEWGADIAIGSAQRFGVPFGFGGPHAGFMACKDAFKRNMAGRLVGVSKDAQGNPAMRLALQTREQHIRREKATSNICTAQVLLAVMAGMYAVWHGPAGIRRIAERVQRYTAILRAELGKLGIKVANDTFFDTLLLETGPATPAILTAAECEHVNLRRVDGARLAVSLDETVTAADLQALVNVFAAGLEHDDVELDVDALDAAAAGGIPAAVARESAILKHPVFSSVQSETDMLRYLRKLADKDLALDRTMIPLGSCTMKLNATAEMIPITWPEFALVHPFAPASQSKGYDELITRLSAALCEITGYDNISLQPNSGAQGEYAGLLAIRGYHQANGQHQRNICLIPSSAHGTNPASAQLAGMEVVVVASDANGNVDLVDLRAKIEQVGDKLAALMITYPSTHGVFEEAVTEICDLVHQAGGQVYLDGANMNAMVGVAKPGKFGSDVSHLNLHKTFCIPHGGGGPGVGPVAVRAHLAPYLPGVVNEQGKLPGEAKVGPVSAAPFGSAGILPIPFVYIALMGADGLRRATEVAILNANYIATRLRDHYPVLYAGRNGRVAHECILDVRPLKDTSGISAEDIAKRLMDYGFHAPTMSFPVAGTLMVEPTESEGVAELDRFIEAMISIREEIAQVERGERDREDNVLKNAPHTAQMLLAEEWLHDYPRQQAAYPVASLRDAKYWPPVARVDNAYGDRNLVCACLPIEAYA, from the coding sequence ATGTCGCGCGCCCTAGACACCCACACCGACTTCATTCCCCGCCACATCGGCCCCTCCGACGCCGACCAGGCCGCCATGCTCGCCGCGATCGGCAGCCCCAGCCTGGACGCCCTGATCGAAGAAGTCGTGCCGCCCAAGATCCGCAGCCAGGCGCCGCTGGCGCTGCCGCCGTCGCGCAGCGAAGCCGACGTGCTGGCCGAGCTGAAGCAGATCGCCGGCCGCAACAAGGTCTTCCGCAACTACATCGGCCAGGGGTACTACGGCACGCAGACGCCCAACGTGGTGTTGCGCAACATTCTCGAGAATCCCGCCTGGTACACGGCCTACACGCCGTACCAGCCCGAGATCTCGCAGGGCCGCCTGGAGGCCCTGCTGAACTACCAGACCATGGTCGCCGACCTGACCGGGCTGGACATCTCCAACGCCTCGCTGCTCGATGAAAGCACCGCCGCCGCCGAAGCCATGACGCTGGCGCGCCGCGGCGCCAAGTCGCAGAGCCCGGTGTTCTTCATCTCGCGCCACGTGCATCCGCAGACCATCGAAGTCGTGCGCACGCGCGCCGAGGGCCTGGACATCGAGATCGCCATCGGCGACGAGGCCGAAGGCCTGCCGGAGTGCTTCGGCGTGCTGCTGCAGTACCCGCACAGCACCGGCTCGGTGGCCGACTACCGCAAGCTGGCCGAGGCCGCCCACGCGCAAGGCGCGGTGGTGGCCGTCGCCACCGACCTGCTGGCGCTGGCGCTGCTGGCCGCGCCGGGCGAGTGGGGCGCGGACATCGCCATCGGTTCGGCCCAGCGCTTCGGCGTGCCGTTCGGTTTCGGCGGCCCGCACGCCGGCTTCATGGCCTGCAAGGACGCCTTCAAGCGCAACATGGCCGGCCGCCTGGTCGGCGTGTCCAAGGACGCCCAGGGCAACCCGGCGATGCGCCTGGCCCTGCAGACGCGCGAACAGCACATCCGCCGCGAGAAGGCCACCTCGAACATCTGCACCGCGCAAGTGCTGCTGGCCGTGATGGCCGGCATGTACGCCGTCTGGCACGGCCCGGCCGGCATCCGCCGCATCGCCGAGCGCGTGCAGCGCTACACCGCCATCCTGCGCGCCGAACTCGGCAAGCTGGGCATCAAGGTCGCCAACGACACCTTCTTCGACACGCTGCTGCTGGAAACCGGCCCGGCCACCCCGGCCATCCTGACGGCCGCCGAGTGCGAGCACGTCAACCTGCGCCGCGTCGACGGCGCCCGCCTGGCCGTGTCGCTGGACGAGACCGTCACCGCCGCCGACCTGCAGGCCCTGGTGAACGTGTTCGCCGCCGGCCTGGAGCACGATGACGTCGAACTGGACGTCGACGCGCTGGACGCCGCCGCCGCCGGCGGCATTCCCGCCGCCGTGGCGCGCGAAAGCGCCATCCTCAAGCATCCGGTGTTCTCCAGCGTGCAGTCCGAGACCGACATGCTGCGCTACCTGCGCAAGCTGGCCGACAAGGACCTGGCGCTGGACCGCACCATGATCCCGCTGGGTTCGTGCACCATGAAGCTGAACGCCACGGCCGAGATGATCCCCATCACCTGGCCCGAGTTCGCGCTGGTGCACCCGTTCGCGCCCGCCTCGCAGAGCAAGGGCTACGACGAACTGATCACGCGCCTGTCGGCCGCGCTGTGCGAAATCACCGGCTACGACAACATCAGCCTGCAGCCCAACTCGGGCGCGCAGGGCGAATACGCCGGCCTGCTGGCGATCCGCGGCTACCACCAGGCCAACGGCCAGCACCAGCGCAACATCTGCCTGATCCCGTCGTCGGCCCACGGCACCAACCCCGCGTCGGCGCAGCTGGCCGGCATGGAAGTGGTGGTGGTGGCGTCCGACGCCAACGGCAACGTCGACCTGGTCGACCTGCGCGCCAAGATCGAACAGGTCGGCGACAAGCTGGCCGCGCTGATGATCACCTACCCGTCCACGCACGGCGTGTTCGAGGAAGCCGTGACCGAGATCTGCGACCTGGTGCACCAGGCCGGCGGCCAGGTGTACCTGGACGGCGCCAACATGAACGCCATGGTCGGCGTGGCCAAGCCGGGCAAGTTCGGCTCGGACGTGTCGCACCTGAACCTGCACAAGACCTTCTGCATCCCGCACGGCGGCGGCGGCCCGGGCGTCGGTCCGGTCGCGGTGCGCGCGCACCTGGCGCCGTACCTGCCGGGCGTGGTCAACGAACAGGGCAAGCTGCCCGGCGAAGCCAAGGTGGGCCCGGTCTCGGCCGCACCGTTCGGCTCGGCCGGCATCCTGCCGATTCCGTTCGTGTACATCGCGCTGATGGGCGCCGACGGCCTGCGCCGCGCCACCGAAGTCGCGATCCTGAACGCCAACTACATCGCCACCCGCCTGCGCGACCACTACCCGGTGCTGTACGCGGGCCGTAACGGCCGCGTGGCGCACGAGTGCATCCTGGACGTGCGTCCGCTCAAGGACACCAGCGGCATCAGCGCCGAGGACATCGCCAAGCGCCTGATGGATTACGGCTTCCATGCCCCCACCATGAGCTTCCCGGTGGCCGGCACGCTGATGGTCGAGCCGACCGAATCCGAAGGCGTGGCCGAGCTGGACCGCTTCATCGAGGCGATGATCTCGATCCGCGAGGAAATCGCCCAGGTCGAGCGCGGCGAACGCGATCGCGAGGACAACGTCCTGAAGAACGCGCCGCACACCGCGCAGATGCTGCTGGCCGAGGAATGGCTGCACGACTACCCGCGCCAGCAGGCCGCGTACCCGGTGGCGTCGTTGCGCGATGCCAAGTACTGGCCGCCGGTGGCGCGCGTGGACAACGCCTACGGCGACCGCAACCTGGTGTGCGCCTGCCTGCCGATCGAAGCCTACGCCTGA